In the Scomber japonicus isolate fScoJap1 chromosome 18, fScoJap1.pri, whole genome shotgun sequence genome, one interval contains:
- the LOC128379294 gene encoding tetraspanin-10 has protein sequence MRKYLLIRSIPLPWLRRNTSQNESSPLIPKAGSAKEDAEELALVTTELHQAGTNNGQEHDSSVFTGPTRVQPYYSFSLTDYFLKYFLFLTNLVFTVLGLLVIGLGMWGLISKESFAQEKIGSIGTDPMLILVTLGIVLTMLCLSGCVGAIRENCCLLKLFSAVVLVFITAQVLTAIMAYSLQDQVGGALRSGMLAAMARYQDDLDLRFITDEIQSNLQCCGADNYRDWEINIYYNCSAPGVLACGVPATCCIDPLENGTVWNSQCGVGAQLLDEFTAQSVIFLGGCLGGISRWIEQHEGLIGTVTIVVLGVQILTLFITTRLLESIQWHKVYI, from the exons ATGAGGAAATATTTGCTAATAAGAAGTATACCTTTGCCATGGCTGCGCAGGAACACCTCACAAAATGAATCTAGTCCACTCATACCAAAG GCAGGCTCTGCAAAGGAAGATGCTGAGGAGCTTGCCCTTGTGACCACTGAGCTTCACCAAGCAGGGACAAACAATGGACAGGAGCATGATAGCAGTGTATTCACAGGGCCAACCAGGGTCCAACCCTACTACAGTTTTTCCTTGACAGACTATTTTCTTAAATACTTCCTGTTCCTAACCAATCTGGTGTTCACAGTTCTGGGCCTGTTGGTTATTGGTTTAGGAATGTGGGGCCTCATTAGCAAAGAGTCATTTGCCCAGGAGAAGATTGGCAGTATAGGCACTGACCCGATGTTGATACTTGTGACTCTGGGTATTGTGCTGACTATGCTGTGCCTGTCAGGCTGCGTTGGTGCCATAAGAGAGAACTGTTGCTTACTGAAGCTATTCTCCGCAGTCGTGCTGGTATTCATCACAGCCCAGGTGCTGACCGCCATTATGGCTTACAGTCTGCAAGATCAGGTTGGTGGCGCCCTGCGGTCAGGGATGTTGGCTGCCATGGCGCGCTACCAGGATGATCTGGATTTGAGGTTCATCACAGACGAGATTCAGTCAAATCTGCAGTGCTGTGGAGCAGACAACTACCGTGACTGGGAAATCAACAT ATATTACAACTGCTCAGCTCCGGGTGTGCTGGCCTGCGGGGTTCCTGCTACATGCTGCATTGACCCTTTGGAGAACGGCACTGTGTGGAACTCTCAGTGTGGTGTAGGAGCCCAGCTGCTGGATGAGTTTACTGCTCAGAGTGTGATCTTCCTGGGTGGTTGTCTGGGAGGTATCTCACGCTGGATCGAGCAACATGAAGGCCTGATAGGGACAGTTACCATTGTTGTACTGGGGGTCCAGATACTGACTCTG